DNA from Candidatus Polarisedimenticolia bacterium:
GTGCCGTTGATGTAACGGATGGGAATCGTGAACTCCCAGCTCTGGCTCCGGTCGCTGTTCTTCACCGCCGCGAAAAGTCCCGAGCCATCCGTCGCGAACCAACCCACGGTAAACAGCGCTAACATCAGCAGCAGGCCCCAACGAACCCTACGACGCATGGCTCCTCCAGCAAAGTGCCGACTCCGATCGGCGGAGAGGGGGGTGAGGATGAGGGGCGCAGCCTACCCCAAGTCCTCCCGGTCAGCAACCTGCCCTTCCGGCCAGGCAGCGGTGGGGTTCCACCGGGTTTTCGGATCGCATAGTATCTGGGCTTCCGACATGACGCGGTCAGTGGGCGGGCCCGCCGCCGCCCTTATCAGCCCGGAGGAGCCATGGGAGAGAAGAACCCCGCGGTAGACGCCTACATCGCCAAGTCCGCCGATTTCGCCCGACCCATCCTCGAGCACCTGCGCTCCGTGGTGCACGCCGGCTGCCCCGGGACGGAGGAGGTCCTCAAGTGGGGCTTCCCGCATTTCATGCACAAGGGGATCCTCTGCAGCATGGCGGCCTTCAAGTCGCATTGCGCCTTCGGGTTCTGGAAGGGGCAGCTGCTGGCGGAGCAGCATCCCGAGCTGGCGGCGACGCGCGAGTCGGCGATGGGGGAGTTCGGCCGGATCATGAAGAAGTCCGATTTGCCGGCGCGAGCCGTCCTGGTGGGCTACGTCAAGGAGGCCGCCGCTCTGAATGACGCGGGGGTCAAGGTCGCCTCGCGCGCGAGGCCGAAGCAGCCGCGTCCCCTGAAAGTCCCCGATTACTTCCTGAGCGCCCTGCGCAAGAGCCGCAAGGCGATGGCGACCTTCGAGGAATTCAGCCCGAGCCACAAGCGCGAATATGTCGAGTGGGTGGTGGAAGCCAAGGGTGAGACGACGCGGAAAAAGCGTCTGGAAACCGCGGTGGCCTGGATGTCGGAGGGGAAGGCCCGAAACTGGAAGTACGTCCGCAAGTGAGGCGAGCCGGCCGGACGGGGGCCTCGATGAAGCGCGCGATGCGGCGATTCGGGATCCCGGCACTCGCCGCGCTCCTGGCGCTCTCCCACGCGGGCGCCGGCGCTGCTTCCTCCCATCTGGCACGCACCGAGCAGGCCCTGGTGCGCTACGTCGACGCCCACAACGAGGAATCGCTGGCGCTGCTGGAGCGCGCCGTCAACATCAACAGCGGGACCCACAATCTGGCGGGAGTCCGGGAAGTCGGAGAGCTGTTCCGCCCGGAGCTGGAGAAGCTGGGATTCCGGGTCACCTGGGCGGAAGGAGAGGCCTTCGGTCGGGCGGGGCATCTGATTGCGGTTCATCCCGGCAAGGGGCCGCGCATCGTCCTGATCGGCCATCTCGACACGGTCTTCGAGAAGGAGAGTCCCTTCCAGCGCTTCGAGCGGATTGATGCCGCGTCCGCGCGCGGTCCCGGAATCACCGACATGAAAGGGGGAGACGTCATCCTGATCGCGGCGCTGCAGGCACTGCAGTCGGCCGGCGTCCTCAAGTCGATGAACGTCGTCGTGGTGATGAGCGGCGACGAGGAAGACGCGGGGAGCCCGCGCCACCTGGCGCGGGAAGCGCTGATCGCGGCGGCCGAGGGGGCCGAATTCGCGCTGGGATTCGAGGACGGAGACGGTAAGCCGGAGCATGTGGTGACGGCACGGCGAGGATCAATCTCCTGGAGAATCCGGACCGAAGGCAAGGCGGCCCATTCTTCGCAGATCTTCACTCCGGACGTGGGAGCGGGCGCCATCTATGAGGCGGCGCGCATCCTCGACGCTTTCCGCGAATCCTTCGCCGGGGAAGCTCATCTGACGCTCAGCCCGGGGCTGATCCTGGGAGGAACGCACGTCACGCTCGATGCGGAGGCCACGACCGGCAGCGCTTCGGGCAAGGGGAATGTCGTGCCCGCCGAGGCGGAAGTCCCCGGCGACCTGCGGGCACTCACGCAGGCGCAGTTCCAGCGTGCGCAGGAGAAGATGAAGGAGATCGTCTCGGCGTCGCTGCCCCGCACCCGGGCGACGCTCGAGTTCGACGAAGGGTATCCCCCCCTGGCGCCGAGCGAGGGGAACAGCCGGCTCCTGGCGATGTACGACGAGGCGAGCCGGGACCTGGGGCTCGGCCCGGTCACGGCGGGCGATCCGGACCGGGCGGGGGCCGCCGACGTCGCCTACCTGGATGGAAAGATTCCGATGATCCTGGACGCGCTGGGGCTGAAGGGGCGCGGCGGTCACACGCCGGAGGAGACGGCGGATCTGACGACGCTTCCGACCCAGACGAAGCGGGCGGCCGTGTTGCTGTACCGGCTGTCGAAATCGGCGCGCTGAGATGAATCTGCGCGAGAGCGCCGAACAATTCATGTTCATGG
Protein-coding regions in this window:
- a CDS encoding YdeI/OmpD-associated family protein, which encodes MGEKNPAVDAYIAKSADFARPILEHLRSVVHAGCPGTEEVLKWGFPHFMHKGILCSMAAFKSHCAFGFWKGQLLAEQHPELAATRESAMGEFGRIMKKSDLPARAVLVGYVKEAAALNDAGVKVASRARPKQPRPLKVPDYFLSALRKSRKAMATFEEFSPSHKREYVEWVVEAKGETTRKKRLETAVAWMSEGKARNWKYVRK
- a CDS encoding M20/M25/M40 family metallo-hydrolase, giving the protein MKRAMRRFGIPALAALLALSHAGAGAASSHLARTEQALVRYVDAHNEESLALLERAVNINSGTHNLAGVREVGELFRPELEKLGFRVTWAEGEAFGRAGHLIAVHPGKGPRIVLIGHLDTVFEKESPFQRFERIDAASARGPGITDMKGGDVILIAALQALQSAGVLKSMNVVVVMSGDEEDAGSPRHLAREALIAAAEGAEFALGFEDGDGKPEHVVTARRGSISWRIRTEGKAAHSSQIFTPDVGAGAIYEAARILDAFRESFAGEAHLTLSPGLILGGTHVTLDAEATTGSASGKGNVVPAEAEVPGDLRALTQAQFQRAQEKMKEIVSASLPRTRATLEFDEGYPPLAPSEGNSRLLAMYDEASRDLGLGPVTAGDPDRAGAADVAYLDGKIPMILDALGLKGRGGHTPEETADLTTLPTQTKRAAVLLYRLSKSAR